The sequence below is a genomic window from Bdellovibrio bacteriovorus.
CGCATAATCCTGGAGGACGTCGTACAAAAAGACTTTTTTATTCAGCCACGAAGCGAGCATAAGCGGAACAACAATTTGTAGTCCCGGTAAAAACCACAGCGGCAAGGTCACCACAAAGAGCATCAAAAATATCAAGGTCGCCGAAAGGGTATTCCAAACACTGCCGATCAACGTGCCCCCTTTTTTCTTTTCGAGCCCACGGAAGTCCACGTCACCTACCCACTTTAAAACTATGGGCATAACAAAAAGAGATGTCATGACAACCGCAAACAAAAACACCATCGGAATGAATAAGAGGATCAAAAAGACAACGCTGCACCAGTAAGCAAAGTCCGTCAGTCCCGTTATTGATGTCATCCAGCTCACCGCAGTCAAAGATGAAAAAAATCCGGTCAGCCCACTGATCCAGGCAGGCCAAAAACTGACAAAGAGAGCGAATAAAAATACAAACGATAGCACCGGCGGCAGAAATATCAGAAGCGCCATGCGCGGTCGGGCTAAGGCTTTAAGAGATTGGTGCAAAGAAGTCAAAATGCTGTTCATATTTAAATCTTTTCTCTTTATGCAAAGACATGCAAGTGATTCAATAGAGACATTATGCTAAAGACCATCCATCTTTTTCGCCACGGACAGACGGACTGGAATGCCATTCGTCGCATTCAAGGACACACAGATATTCCTTTAAACTCAGAGGGCCAAACCCAAGCTCTTCAACTGCAATCGTATTTTCAAGAAAATGCGGTCGATTTGTTCGTCACGAGCGATCTTGTGCGTGCGCACGAAACAGCTCGTATTGCGAACTCTCTTTTAGCAAAGCCTCTGCATGTTTCACCGGCCTTTCGCGAAGTGAATTTAGGAGAACTGGAAGGACTGACTTTGCAAGAAGCTCACGAAAAGTTTGGCGTGGAGTCTTGGGAAAAGTGGACATCCGTAGATCCGGCTCATTCTGAATTCTGTTTTCCAAAAGCCGAAAGCGCTAAAAAGTCCATCGAGCGTTTTACAGCAGCTTTAAAAGATTTGTGCCTGAAGCACGAGTTCAAAAGTGCAGGACTTTGCACTCACGGTCTTGTCATGCGTCGCTTTCTGCACAGCCTTCGCCCCGAACTTCAAGAGCTTTTACCCATTCCCAATTGTGTGGTTTACAAAATAGAATGGGATTCTGAAAAAGAGCTTTTTCATTTTAACTCGTAACGAGTCAAATCCAAATATCCGAAGTTCACGGGATCGGTGCGACGATAATGGGAATTCAGCTCATCGTAATGAGTCCAAAACGCCTGATTAGAACGACGAATGCCAAAGGTTGTAACGAGTTTCTGATAGTCTTTTTCGGATTTCACTTTTTGTGCGGCTGTTACGAAAGTTGAGAGATCGTTCTCCTTCACATCAAAAATAATATTCGGGTAAGGGCCCCAGAAACCTTCGTAAACTGTTAAACTGTCTT
It includes:
- a CDS encoding EI24 domain-containing protein encodes the protein MNSILTSLHQSLKALARPRMALLIFLPPVLSFVFLFALFVSFWPAWISGLTGFFSSLTAVSWMTSITGLTDFAYWCSVVFLILLFIPMVFLFAVVMTSLFVMPIVLKWVGDVDFRGLEKKKGGTLIGSVWNTLSATLIFLMLFVVTLPLWFLPGLQIVVPLMLASWLNKKVFLYDVLQDYASKDERHLIAARNSKALYGLGLLLGLLSYIPLAFFFVPVLLALSYTYYCLNALQSLRKGES
- a CDS encoding histidine phosphatase family protein, translated to MLKTIHLFRHGQTDWNAIRRIQGHTDIPLNSEGQTQALQLQSYFQENAVDLFVTSDLVRAHETARIANSLLAKPLHVSPAFREVNLGELEGLTLQEAHEKFGVESWEKWTSVDPAHSEFCFPKAESAKKSIERFTAALKDLCLKHEFKSAGLCTHGLVMRRFLHSLRPELQELLPIPNCVVYKIEWDSEKELFHFNS